The following nucleotide sequence is from Halococcus saccharolyticus DSM 5350.
TCGTTGACTCGTTCGTCGGGGAACGCGTGGTCGTCTTCGGGGGCATAGACACGACCGCTGCTCGCGGCGTCGACGCTATCACTCATGAGACAGCGTTCGGTGGCTGGAAGGAAAACTGATGGGGTCGATGGGTGTCGGTAGACAGTCGAGGCGGTACAGCGCCGCACCGGTCGACGAGGGCGAACGGCTCGACGCGGTCGCCGTTCGCGAGCGGGGCACCGAATTCGGGGCCGTGTCGCCGACATCGACCACGAGCCGCAAGAGCCGGGACGGCCGCAAAGCACGTCCTACCCGAGCAAAAAGCCTATAACTGACACATCGTAAGCTATGGCCACGATGCTCGGAGCCATACTCCAGATACCAGGCGTCCCCGGCGGGCCGGAGGTGTTGATCATCCTCGTGATCATCGTCTTCCTGTTCGGGGCGAACAAGATCCCCGAACTCGCCGGCGCGCTCGGCGAAGCTCGTGGCGAGTTCGAGCAAGGGCGAGCAGAAGTCGAGGACGAACTTCAGGACATGCAGGACGTCGCCCAGGGCGACGCCACTTCGGAGACGGCAAACGCCGCAAACGAAGCCAGTTCGGGGGGCGATACGGTCGATCACAACCCACCGGAAGTCAACGAGAAGAACACCGAAGTCGAGAGCAACTAACAACACAACGGTTTTTCCTACCCGCCACCTCCCCCTGCCGGGGCGTGTGGCCTAGCGGATAGGGCGAGAGGTTCCTAACCTCTCGATCGCGGGTTCGAATCCCGCCACGCCCGCTGTCGTGTTGCGAACGGACGTGAGCAACCGACAGCGTACCGTGCGGGATTCGAAGCAGGGAGAGCGCAGTCTCGCGACCGACGGGAGCGAGGAAGCGATCGACCAGGGTTCGAATCCCGTCACGTCCGAACCTTTTACTTCGTCGGGTGCGCGAGCGCACCGCTCCTCGCAAAAACGTTCATGAAAAACACCCGCTCGCTCAGCCTTCGGCCTCGCTGGCGGTGAACCGCGCTCGCTTCGCTCGCGCGGACAGCACTCACCCACATCCACACCGCAACCGCACAGCACCGCCCGAGCCCTCAGACGCTCGTTTCACTCGCGTCCTCGCCCTCGATCCACCAGGAGAGCGACGCTCTCCTGAGCCCTGCGATCGCGGAGCGATCGCAGGACGCCAGGACCGCACCGCTGCCGCAACCGCACTACCACCCCACAGCCGCATCCCGCACCGCCGCAGCCGCTGCCACACAAACAACCCATGCTTAGTGCTAGCGTGCCAGAACCCTTCGAACATCCCCGGAACAGCCGAATTTTTCAGTCTCCATCGCGGTTTTCATAGTAGTGTCAGGAACTGAGGGCGGCTCGCTCAGCCTCTTCAGAAATCGGGAGTTCGTCGCGCTCGCGAGCACCGCGTTCGCGCGCTCGCAGGCGTACTCCACCATCCTGATCGCGCTCGCGCTGTACGCCGACCAGTTCGGCACCACCGGGACTGTGGAGGGGCTTTTCGGGACGGCGTTCGCCCTCGTCCAGCTCCTGATCGTCCTCCCGCTCGGGCGGCTGATCGACACCCACAACGCCAAGCGCTTCCTGCTCGGTGGGCTCGTCCTGAACGTCCTCGTCTTCGTCGGGTTCTCGCAGGTCGGCAACGTCAGCGGTGTCATCCTGATGCGCGTGCTCCAGGGCTTCGGCGCGAGCGTCCTCTGGATCACCGGTTCGGCGGTCGTCGGCGAACTCAGCCCGAACGAGGAGCGCGGGAAGTGGCTCGGGACCTACAACCAAGTCGGTGCGTTTTCGAGCCTCGCGGGCGATCTCGTCGGTGGCCTCCTCCTCTACGTCTACGGGTTCACGCTGACGTACGCCGTCCTGAGCGTGGTCACCATCGGTGCGACGGTCGCGGTCTTCCTCTTCCTCCGGGACAACCCCGGCGGGCGGACCGACCCCGAGGCGGCCACCGGAGTCGAGACGCTCCGCCGACTGCTCGATCGGACCGCGATCCGCGCGCTCGTCGTGCTCCGGCTCGGGCTGAGCTTCGGCAAGATGGCAGTCATCATCTTCCTCCCGATCTACGCCCGGACCGAGTTCGGAATGAACCCCTTCCTCGTCGGGATCGTGCTCGCGGGCGGCAAACTCACCAAATCG
It contains:
- a CDS encoding MFS transporter; translation: MSGTEGGSLSLFRNREFVALASTAFARSQAYSTILIALALYADQFGTTGTVEGLFGTAFALVQLLIVLPLGRLIDTHNAKRFLLGGLVLNVLVFVGFSQVGNVSGVILMRVLQGFGASVLWITGSAVVGELSPNEERGKWLGTYNQVGAFSSLAGDLVGGLLLYVYGFTLTYAVLSVVTIGATVAVFLFLRDNPGGRTDPEAATGVETLRRLLDRTAIRALVVLRLGLSFGKMAVIIFLPIYARTEFGMNPFLVGIVLAGGKLTKSLLQGRVGSYTDRVGHKHQFVIAGALVYALGAAIIPLAEYADRVFPALSTSAFGGVTLAPAFFVLFSAFAVIGVADSLRLPASMALFVEEGEHFDAVAASLSLRSIGWKVGQVAGPFTVGAIWDATGVFVAFLTASGFIVVATGVFATLYSLDPAPSATPTPGD
- a CDS encoding Sec-independent protein translocase subunit TatA/TatB, encoding MATMLGAILQIPGVPGGPEVLIILVIIVFLFGANKIPELAGALGEARGEFEQGRAEVEDELQDMQDVAQGDATSETANAANEASSGGDTVDHNPPEVNEKNTEVESN